The genomic stretch CCTCTGGCTGGTAGAATTCATATTCCATCAACCATTCTCGCAAAGATTCAAGAGTCATCTGGACTCCTTCGATACTAAATCTGGTCAAAAGAGTGGGAATAATAATGAGATCTGCTGCCAAACTTCCAAGAAAATTGATCTGTGAAAAACTAGGCGACATGTCAAAAATAACAAAATTGGAATTCTGATCCTTAATGAGATTTCCAACGTAGGTTGCAGGATTTTTCTGAAAGCCACTCAGCTCAGTTTCAAGACGTGAGTTGAGGAGACTAGATGGCAGCACCTTAAGCCGTCATCAACATCAACAACAGCATCTTCGATACTGCACTTTCCAGTGATAACATCGTGGAGCACGTACCTGATCTTCTTTTGAAGACTTTCGTCATTGAGAAAAAACATGGTACTGTTTGCTTGTGGGTCCAAATCAACCACAAGTACCTCAAAACCGAGGTCTACCATTCTCCGGGCCATGGAAGTGGCGATCGAGGTCTTGCCTACTCCACCCTTATTGTTGCTAATCGCGATTGTCTTCTTGTTCGAATAGCTAATGCCGCGGTGGCTGAAGAGCTTTCGTACAGCCGCTCGCGTGTACATTCTTGTTCTCCCCTTGAGACTTGATTCTTCATCAAGAATATTGAGGGCCTTGCTTAAAGCGCTAATTCGCTGAGGAGTCACACTTAACGAATCCGATAGTTCTTGCGTGGAAATCATAAACCTACCTCCATTGGGTGGCTTTCGTAATTGGCCTGCTATTTCGAATAAAGGCCCTATTTGACATTATCGTGA from Bdellovibrionales bacterium encodes the following:
- a CDS encoding ParA family protein, whose protein sequence is MLPSSLLNSRLETELSGFQKNPATYVGNLIKDQNSNFVIFDMSPSFSQINFLGSLAADLIIIPTLLTRFSIEGVQMTLESLREWLMEYEFYQPEVRILINQLDNRLSSQLGWVVSLKESLGTLESNTKAELFSTVIRADNTINRVQSGQSDLSPTSNFYKDIAQLVDEIIGLSKLPADVSQ
- a CDS encoding AAA family ATPase, with the translated sequence MISTQELSDSLSVTPQRISALSKALNILDEESSLKGRTRMYTRAAVRKLFSHRGISYSNKKTIAISNNKGGVGKTSIATSMARRMVDLGFEVLVVDLDPQANSTMFFLNDESLQKKIRYVLHDVITGKCSIEDAVVDVDDGLRCCHLVSSTHVLKLS